The window CGTCGGGCGCGGGCAAAAACCTCCCCGCGGGACGGCTTTCATCCCCCGGCGTGGCCGGAGCCGATGGTCACCGGCCCCGACGTCGTGTAGACGCCCGCGAGTTCCGTCCCGGCGACCTGGGCGGTGATCTCGTCGCCCTCCGTGATGGTCCCCTCGTCGACATCGGCAAGAATAGTCACCGGTTCGATCGGATCCCGGCGGAGGAACGCCCATAGGAGCTCCAGCAGCGACGGGGCGCCGCCGCGGCGGCAAACCAGGATCGACCGGGAGCCAACCAGCCGTTCCATCGCCGGTTCGAGGTCGTGGTCGGAGGCCTCCTCGGGGGAAACGATGTGGAGGACCTCGCCGCGAAACTGCTCC of the Halobellus ruber genome contains:
- a CDS encoding DUF7526 family protein; the protein is MSEQFRGEVLHIVSPEEASDHDLEPAMERLVGSRSILVCRRGGAPSLLELLWAFLRRDPIEPVTILADVDEGTITEGDEITAQVAGTELAGVYTTSGPVTIGSGHAGG